The Trypanosoma brucei gambiense DAL972 chromosome 10, complete sequence genome has a segment encoding these proteins:
- a CDS encoding T. brucei spp.-specific protein, with amino-acid sequence MNRRVDFICQGKPQLPFPCGWSSSKGTEGEVPGCGFRRHYLHAFQHVQDVADRRSALRDTITATGRAPSGHGSSHFGGDSMDDTVGVPSRNFLKTDPLNGVAHVEISVGRIFFGSKSVAASPDGQAGPANTEGSDGSEAQLAQRRAPDRLCRQQRPTLLRPCTL; translated from the coding sequence ATGAACCGAAGAGTAGATTTCATATGCCAGGGCAAaccgcagcttccttttccttgtgGCTGGAGCTCGTCGAAAGGAACGGAAGGTGAAGTACCCGGTTGCGGTTTCAGACGGCACTACCTTCATGCCTTTCAGCATGTGCAAGACGTCGCCGACAGGCGGTCCGCGCTCCGCGACACCATCACAGCGACGGGGAGGGCTCCCAGCGGGCACGGAAGCAGCCACTTTGGCGGGGACTCGATGGACGACACAGTTGGCGTACCCAGCCGCAACTTCCTGAAGACTGATCCTTTAAATGGGGTTGCGCACGTGGAAATAAGCGTCGGTAGGATCTTTTTTGGCTCCAAGTCCGTTGCCGCTTCCCCCGATGGTCAAGCAGGCCCCGCTAACACTGAGGGAAGCGATGGTAGTGAAGCCCAGTTGGCACAACGCCGGGCCCCAGATCGGCTGTGTCGTCAACAGCGCCCAACACTTCTCCGCCCCTGCACCCTGTAG
- a CDS encoding T. brucei spp.-specific protein gives MKTENFPRGQSAGPEGSLVEIPDHGERQQEVCHIGAPLQREIEAPAAEAGQSSDYKKPHAPHLLPVMEPVKPSSDPQLKDGRKEMPFTSALPIVVPDAPRLATQQRQVQKTKGNGSSAVPGEPDTCEGEPRAPSPGDPRPTQAFPAVEPFKRTASAKLSEARTDPRSPSASPDNESDGARVGSRQVDEEGSRPLCTLPAVELRKKPAGSTLQEEQAKELNTTHAFPVVEPDAVCTETRRSEELEDTRAGHAFPPVASGKQNTGA, from the coding sequence ATGAAAACGGAAAATTTTCCAAGAGGACAAAGCGCTGGCCCGGAAGGTTCTCTCGTAGAAATCCCTGATCATGGGGAACGCCAGCAAGAAGTATGCCACATCGGCGCTCCACTGCAAAGAGAAATTGAAGCACCAGCCGCCGAAGCAGGACAGTCGTCTGATTATAAGAAACCGCATGCCCCCCATCTTTTGCCCGTCATGGAGCCCGTTAAACCCTCCAGCGATCCTCAGCTGAAGGATggtagaaaagaaatgcCGTTTACGAGCGCTTTGCCTATAGTCGTCCCCGATGCCCCGCGCCTTGCCACTCAACAGCGGCAAGTCCAGAAGACCAAGGGGAATGGGTCCAGCGCGGTTCCCGGAGAACCCGACACCTGTGAAGGAGAACCGCGAGCGCCGTCACCAGGTGACCCGCGACCCACACAAGCCTTTCCCGCCGTGGAGCCATTCAAACGAACCGCAAGTGCTAAACTCAGTGAAGCCAGGACGGACCCGCGCTCTCCGAGTGCTTCGCCAGATAATGAATCTGATGGGGCCCGGGTTGGATCTCGACAGGTCGATGAGGAGGGTTCACGTCCTTTGTGCACCCTGCCCGCAGTGGAACTTCGGAAAAAGCCCGCTGGCAGCACCCTGCAGGAGGAGCAAGCCAAGGAGCTGAACACAACACATGCTTTCCCCGTTGTGGAACCCGACGCAGTATGTACAGAGACACGTCGAAGTGAAGAGTTGGAGGACACACGTGCCGGCCACGCTTTCCCGCCCGTCGCATCCGGTAAACAGAACACCGGAGCATAG
- a CDS encoding T. brucei spp.-specific protein — translation MHPFARHVHIRPERLFLKGTGADIAHPSCKAWCSGRPLSTVLAWPHRLSCRCFVRKVSHTDAEKWQRGTTRVY, via the coding sequence ATGCATCCATTTGCTCGCCATGTTCACATTAGACCGGAACGCCTTTTCTTAAAGGGCACCGGGGCTGATATCGCGCATCCTAGTTGCAAGGCATGGTGTAGTGGCAGACCCCTTTCAACGGTACTGGCCTGGCCTCATAGATTATCATGCCGTTGTTTTGTTAGAAAGGTCTCACATACGGATGCGGAAAAATGGCAACGGGGAACAACGCGGGTCTactga